From the Colletotrichum lupini chromosome 10, complete sequence genome, one window contains:
- a CDS encoding biotrophy-associated secreted protein 2, with product MQKFYSDHNFLRLLSTEAGRRLSILQLAVALVQGLESAFRPFSNLSLDNLTGPRRAMVSDHLVSWGFDGIRIAGWRSRILTALLCNEKRKMLVIQLAISGCSLAQPQLQKHGRHQQARRALADVQECSDCSFIVNDGETGNILKMADYFDSTSFSSYSHYYIMVRFSLAAAFFAASSLAIPSPLTPDPSGDKNVGNGNGVQFIGGACLNSKDCASTCCATLNGAGICSGLGAQFQAGKTGCGFGDGGAAAAPAASQGAGQAAPSMEAAAGSGGGAGSGTSSNVGAGNGQQFITGQCLSDADCASGCCNGPKGACAARAVATENGKAGCGFTGTGAGAATGSTGGGAAAEAAAPPQAAPSAGTSAGSGAGTGTSGAPGSQNVGKGNGQQFITGQCLSNADCASGCCAGPKGVCSATAVANESGKTGCGFTAA from the exons TTCTCCAACCTCAGCCTCGACAACCTCACTGGTCCACGCCGCGCCATGGTCTCTGATCATCTGGTCTCATGGGGTTTCGACGGCATCAGGATCGCCGGGTGGCGGTCCCGAATCTTGACAGCACTACTATGCAACGAAAAGAGAAAGATGTTGGTCATTCAGCTTGCGATTTCTGGTTGCTCACTTGCTCAGCCTCAGTTGCAGAAAC ACGGGAGGCATCAGCAAGCGCGGAGAGCCCTGGCAGACGTGCAGGAGTGTTCGGATTGTTCTTTTATCGTCAACGATGGAGAGACGGGGAACATACTTAAGATGGCGGAT TACTTTGACAGTACTTCATTCTCTTCTTACTCTCATTATTACATCATGGTTCGCTTCTCCCTTGCCGCAGCATTCT TCGCTGCTTCTTCCCTTGCAATTCCCAGTCCCTTGACACCAGACCCATCTGGTGATAAGAACGTCGGCAATGGCAACGGCGTCCAGTTCATCGGCGGCGCTTGCCTCAACAGTAAAGACTGCGCCTCAACCTGCTGCGCGACTCTAAACGGCGCCGGCATCTGCTCTGGACTTGGAGCCCAGTTCCAGGCAGGCAAAACAGGATGCGGCTTCGGTGATGGTGGTGCTGCTGCAGCACCCGCCGCGTCCCAGGGAGCAGGCCAGGCCGCTCCGTCCATGGAAGCCGCCGCCGGAAGCGGAGGCGGCGCAGGATCAGGCACATCTTCGAACGTCGGCGCCGGTAACGGCCAACAGTTCATCACGGGGCAATGTCTGTCTGATGCGGATTGCGCCTCGGGGTGCTGTAACGGCCCCAAGGGTGCTTGTGCCGCCAGAGCCGTCGCAACGGAGAATGGCAAGGCAGGCTGCGGCTTTACGGGTACGGGAGCGGGTGCCGCCACTGGCTCTACTGGAGGCGGCGCGGCGGCTGAGGCTGCCGCTCCGCCCCAAGCTGCTCCGTCCGCAGGTACAAGTGCAGGTTCTGGCGCTGGTACTGGCACCTCTGGTGCTCCTGGCTCACAGAATGTTGGCAAAGGGAATGGTCAGCAGTTCATCACGGGCCAGTGTCTCTCGAACGCGGACTGTGCTTCCGGGTGCTGTGCCGGGCCCAAGGGAGTTTGCTCGGCGACGGCGGTTGCTAATGAGAGTGGGAAAACTGGATGTGGATTTACGGCGGCATGA
- a CDS encoding acyltransferase has protein sequence MRFTNPFSHPPRDTYEQHSLIAEQDGRASPSTESLDEIIEIEKREYPFLISVRSARNSVSSFLNEHLHLGGDLTWTDRLLTLLTTLKPFIFLFLPTFFISPFNYFTTAPSQRPKPRKLGPTAYLDGLRGVAAFVVYIFHFSYLWFPDLRWGYGFAGHQMFWQMPIVRALHSGRASVTVFFVISGFVLTLKTVSMIHKRKMDQALSALAGSAFRRPFRLYLPIFASTFIIALLVYGGEYVRDPSGAPVPPRGPSLDQQLQHWFWSTVNLMNPFRPIVNRENMKGSEYDGHLWTIPVEFKGSLLVFFLLLIFARAKRWIHMVGVTGVTLWLVHIGDWDQALFCAGLLLAELSIIMPNTAPTTETPEDRLPSYRLRIVKRYGSKSVLIFRHAGTLALFFLGLHLFSYPEYYGASTPGFITISQWVPDYYKAMGDRTQLYWNSIGAIIFIFALMYSPPVTFNLKSLLLRGRNIRLPWHQTTPDLDDDEKEELAAAATSSSSAEPEAEKAEPLLQRPFTTSFAQYLGQISYSLYLWHGAINHMVGVRWLSPAHGALSLAGAQAKVLTEGGNTAGATEMVNKAWGAYELAFFWGSLVNTLALLWASDVFNRIVDVNAVKLTRWLGEKAWRKD, from the coding sequence ATGCGGTTCACAAACCCATTCTCGCATCCTCCACGGGACACATACGAGCAGCACTCTCTCATCGCCGAACAAGATGGCCGAGCTTCACCGTCAACAGAATCGCTGGACGAGATCATCGAAATTGAGAAGCGCGAATACCCCTTCCTGATCTCAGTAAGATCCGCACGGAATTCAGTATCCTCATTCCTCAACGAACACCTCCACCTCGGCGGCGACCTGACATGGACAGACCGCCTCCTCACACTCCTCACCACCCTGAAGCCATtcatcttcctcttccttccTACGTTCTTCATCAGCCCCTTCAACTACTTTACTACAGCCCCGAGCCAGCGACCAAAGCCCAGAAAGTTGGGCCCAACAGCATACCTAGACGGCCTCCGCGGCGTCGCAGCCTTTGTGGTCTACATCTTTCACTTCTCCTACCTCTGGTTCCCAGACCTCCGATGGGGCTACGGCTTCGCGGGCCACCAGATGTTCTGGCAGATGCCCATCGTCCGGGCCCTGCACTCTGGCCGCGCCAGTGTCACCGTCTTCTTCGTCATCTCAGGCTTCGTCCTCACCCTGAAGACCGTATCGATGATCCACAAGCGCAAGATGGACCAGGCTCTTAGTGCCCTAGCCGGCTCCGCCTTCCGCCGCCCCTTCAGGCTGTACCTCCCCATCTTTGCGTCGACCTTCATCATCGCTCTCCTGGTGTATGGTGGAGAGTATGTAAGAGATCCCTCGGGAGCACCTGTACCGCCCCGGGGCCCGAGTCTCGACCAGCAGCTGCAGCACTGGTTCTGGAGCACGGTCAACCTGATGAACCCGTTCCGACCAATTGTCAACAGGGAGAACATGAAGGGGAGCGAGTATGACGGGCATCTCTGGACGATCCCCGTCGAATTCAAAGGCTCGCTGctcgtcttcttcctcttgctCATCTTTGCGCGAGCCAAGAGATGGATTCATATGGTTGGTGTCACGGGTGTTACCCTCTGGCTGGTCCACATCGGCGACTGGGACCAGGCTCTCTTCTGCGCCGGACTCCTCCTCGCAGAGCTCTCCATCATCATGCCCAACACCGCCCCAACGACAGAAACACCCGAAGACCGGCTCCCTAGCTACAGACTGCGCATCGTCAAGAGATACGGCTCAAAGTCCGTCCTCATCTTCCGCCACGCAGGGACACTagccctcttcttcctcggccTGCATCTCTTCTCCTACCCAGAGTACTACGGCGCCTCAACCCCGGGCTTCATCACAATCTCGCAATGGGTGCCAGACTACTACAAAGCAATGGGCGACCGGACCCAACTCTACTGGAACTCCATCGGCGCCATCATCTTCATCTTCGCCCTGATGTACTCCCCGCCCGTCACCTTCAACCTCAAGTCCCTGCTACTCAGGGGTCGCAACATCCGTCTGCCCTGGCACCAAACCACCCCGGAtctcgacgacgacgaaaagGAAGAGCTCGCAGCAGCAGCTACATCTTCCTCCTCTGCGGAACCCGAGGCAGAAAAAGCTGAACCGCTTCTCCAGCGCCCCTTCACCACGAGCTTCGCGCAGTACCTCGGACAGATCTCCTACTCACTGTACCTGTGGCACGGCGCCATCAACCACATGGTGGGAGTCAGGTGGCTTTCGCCGGCGCATGGCGCGTTGTCGCTTGCCGGTGCCCAGGCCAAGGTGCTCACGGAGGGCGGGAACACCGCCGGTGCTACTGAGATGGTGAACAAGGCCTGGGGCGCCTACGAGCTTGCGTTCTTCTGGGGATCGCTGGTGAACACACTGGCTCTGTTGTGGGCAAGTGATGTGTTTAATCGGATAGTTGATGTAAATGCTGTCAAGTTGACTCGTTGGCTTGGTGAGAAGGCATGGAGGAAGGATTGA